The Castor canadensis chromosome 13, mCasCan1.hap1v2, whole genome shotgun sequence genome has a window encoding:
- the LOC109675743 gene encoding olfactory receptor 1J21-like — protein sequence MKRDNQSSVSEFILLGLPIRPEEQAMFYALFLAMYLTTVLGNLLIILLIRLDSHLHTPMYFFLSHLAFTDISFSSVTAPKMLMNMLTQSQSISYAMCISQVYFFLLFGCIDNFLLTSMAYDRYMAICHPLHYMTIMSQTLCSLLVIVSWVLSCASALLHTLLLAHLTFFRDNILPHFFCDLSALLKLSSSDTSINELVILTEGMVVVTLPFICILVSYGHIGATILKSSSVRGLLKAVSTCGSHLCAVSLYYGTIIGLYFAPSSNNTNDKDVFVAVMYTLVIPMSNPFIYSLRNQDMKGALGNILSRRTLSV from the coding sequence ATGAAGAGAGATAATCAGAGCAGTGTGTCTGAATTCATCCTCCTGGGGCTCCCCATCCGACCAGAAGAACAAGCCATGTTCTATGCCCTGTTCCTGGCCATGTACCTGACCACAGTGCTGGGGAACCTGCTCATTATTCTGCTCATCAGGCTGGACtctcacctccacacccccatgtacttcttcctcagccACTTGGCCTTCACTGACATCTCTTTCTCATCAGTCACAGCTCCAAAGATGCTCATGAATATGCTGACACAGAGTCAATCCATCTCCTATGCTATGTGCATTTCCCAGGTAtactttttcttgttgtttggGTGTATTGACAACTTTCTTCTCACCTCAATGGCTTATGACAGATATATGGCCATTTGTCACCCCTTGCACTATATGACCATCATGAGTCAGACCCTATGTTCCCTGTTAGTAATTGTGTCCTGGGTCTTATCTTGTGCCAGTGCCCTCCTACACACCCTCCTTCTAGCCCATCTCACTTTCTTTAGAGACAACATTCTGCCCCACTTCTTCTGTGACCTCTCTGCTTTACTTAAGTTGTCCAGCTCAGACACCAGTATAAATGAGCTGGTTATCCTCACTGAAGGAATGGTGGTTGTCACCCTGCCATTCATATGTATTCTGGTCTCTTATGGCCACATTGGGGCCACCATTCTGAAATCTTCCTCTGTCAGAGGACTCTTAAAAGCAGTGTCTACTTGTGGCTCTCATCTCTGTGCAGTTTCCTTATACTATGGAACAATTATTGGGTTATACTTTGCCCCCTCATCCAATAACACTAATGATAAGgatgtttttgttgctgtgatgTACACTCTTGTCATACCCATGTCAAATCCCTTTATCTATAGTCTGAGGAATCAGGACATGAAAGGAGCTCTGGGAAATATCCTCAGTAGAAGAACCCTTTCAGTGTGA